A window of Ptychodera flava strain L36383 chromosome 1, AS_Pfla_20210202, whole genome shotgun sequence contains these coding sequences:
- the LOC139133189 gene encoding solute carrier family 45 member 3-like has product MPASDTVSILTATPSLGLGHDFRLSYLLSLNSIICGLELCTSAAFSYIPPMLLKAGFSEGSMSFVMGLGPVFALILVPLLGVYSDQCTSRYGRRRPFIFYFSVGTIVTLVIIPYGSAIGKISLALAVIVLDFCTQACYTPFEALLSDCCTNPQQHNRCFTVFSFMTSIGGCIGYWLTSIDWTQTRWGLQFSKPEKAVFSILLVIFTSAAVTSLLLARDTPAKPCSSTKPAIHKHDTRTKDMSDLTEKIDKYLQKSSISKFGESKSSNGDLSMKILISDGPVFYGNDINGRNLLHNLVKTRTRISNVGLLSRAARKLLPDAVVRNIQELQQSVITMPAVLARLWTAHFVTTTAIMGFKLFFTDFVGTAIFNGNPDAAEGSESQNLYDAGVRMGSWGLLLHGITAAIYSACLEALVSTVGTRRTYMFGIVTFAVATSFIVFTRNMTMVLWLSALTGCAYATVTALPYTLLTTYHENLDRYYMDLSVDKQHLHGKGTDVALLDSAYFLSETVSAFLFGLLVHWTGTTAIYMVCSAIFAFVGCVYVLRISY; this is encoded by the exons atgccagCTTCAGATACAGTCAGTATATTGACAGCCACGCCGTCGCTAGGACTGGGCCATGATTTCCGACTGTCCTACCTGCTGTCACTCAATTCAATAATCTGCGGCTTGGAGCTGTGCACCTCTGCCGCCTTCAGTTACATCCCTCCCATGTTACTCAAGGCTGGATTCTCCGAAGGCTCGATGAGTTTTGTAATGGGGCTCGGCCCCGTCTTTGCCCTCATTTTGGTTCCACTGCTGGGCGTCTACAGCGATCAGTGTACAAGCCGCTACGGGAGGAGGCGACCGTTCATTTTCTATTTCTCCGTGGGGACCATCGTCACCCTGGTGATCATTCCCTACGGAAGCGCCATCgggaaaatcagtttggctcTTGCCGTGATCGTGCTTGACTTCTGCACTCAGGCGTGTTACACACCGTTTGAAGCCCTGCTGTCAGACTGCTGTACTAACCCCCAGCAGCACAACAGATGTTTCACCGTGTTTTCTTTCATGACCAGTATCGGAGGCTGTATCGGCTACTGGCTGACATCCATCGACTGGACACAGACAAGGTGGGGTTTACAATTTAGCAAACCTGAGAAAGCtgtcttttcaattttgttagTCATATTCACGTCAGCCGCGGTTACGTCACTCTTGTTGGCAAGAGACACACCAGCAAAACCATGCAGCTCCACAAAACCAGCAATACATAAGCACGATACTAGGACTAAAGACATGAGTGACCTAACTGAAAAAATCGACAAATATCTTCAAAAATCGAGCATTAGTAAATTTGGCGAAAGCAAATCATCCAATGGAGATTTGTCAATGAAAATTCTAATATCAGATGGTCCGGTCTTCTACGGCAACGACATTAACGGTAGAAATCTACTTCACAATCTTGTTAAAACAAGGACGAGAATCTCCAATGTGGGTTTGCTGTCTAGGGCAGCCCGTAAACTGTTGCCAGACGCGGTTGTCAGAAATATACAAGAGCTTCAACAGAGCGTTATAACAATGCCCGCTGTGCTGGCTCGACTCTGGACAGCTCACTTTGTCACAACCACGGCTATCATGGGATTTAAGTTATTCTTCACGGATTTTGTTGGGACGGCCATCTTCAACGGAAATCCTGATGCGGCCGAAGGCTCAGAGTCACAAAATCTTTACGATGCag GTGTACGCATGGGTAGCTGGGGTCTGTTACTGCATGGTATAACTGCTGCCATATACTCTGCCTGTCTGGAGGCACTGGTCAGTACAGTGGGAACCAGGAGAACCTACATGTTTGGTATTGTTACCTTCGCCGTGGCCACCTCTTTCATCGTATTCACACGGAATATGACCATGGTGCTGTGGTTGTCGGCGTTGACGGGATGTGCCTACGCCACGGTAACAGCGCTGCCGTACACCTTGCTCACTACTTATCATGAAAACCTCGAT AGATACTACATGGATCTGTCGGTGGACAAGCAGCATTTACACGGGAAAGGAACCGATGTGGCTCTCTTGGACAGCGCCTACTTCCTCTCGGAAACCGTGTCAGCATTCCTGTTTGGTCTATTGGTGCACTGGACGGGTACCACAGCCATCTACATGGTGTGCTCGGCCATCTTTGCCTTTGTGGGATGTGTCTATGTTCTCAGAATTAGCTATTGA